From Antennarius striatus isolate MH-2024 chromosome 9, ASM4005453v1, whole genome shotgun sequence, one genomic window encodes:
- the tstd3 gene encoding thiosulfate sulfurtransferase/rhodanese-like domain-containing protein 3 isoform X1, protein MTLRRCWKLSRVVPRLLWNPAVFPAASVPEQRHSLSAFANTPSCYKTTGLLLRSWSSGAPSIEVSYDRLKQLLAGRKSVVIDVREPWELREYGFIPGSVNVPLGQVSAALQLGPEEFREKYGAELPQQTDNIVFSCLAGIRSKTALETAVSLGYKDVQHYPGGWQGWVENEKNN, encoded by the exons ATGACTCTCAGAAGGTGCTGGAAGTTGTCGCGGGTTGTCCCGCGGCTGCTATGGAACCCCGCCGTCTTTCCTGCAGCGTCCGTCCCTGAACAGCGACACTCTTTGTCCGCCTTCGCTAACACCCCCTCCTGTTATAAGA CTACAGGGCTTCTGCTCCGCTCATGGAGTTCAGGAGCGCCGAGCATAGAGGTGAGTTACGACCGGCTAAAGCAGCTCCTGGCCGGGCGCAAGTCAGTGGTGATAGACGTCAGGGAGCCGTGGGAGCTCAGGGAGTACGGCTTCATCCCGGGGTCCGTGAACGTCCCAC TGGGACAGGTGAGCGCTGCCCTACAGCTGGGTCCAGAAGAGTTCAGAGAGAAGTATGGTGCTGAGCTgcctcagcagacagacaacATTGTGTTCAGCTGTCTGGCGGGGATCAGGAGTAAGACAGCGCTAGAAACAGCCGTGTCACTGGGATATAAAGA tGTACAGCATTACCCAGGCGGATGGCAAGGATgggtggaaaatgaaaaaaataattga
- the tstd3 gene encoding thiosulfate sulfurtransferase/rhodanese-like domain-containing protein 3 isoform X2 — protein MTLRRCWKLSRVVPRLLWNPAVFPAASVPEQRHSLSAFANTPSCYKRLLLRSWSSGAPSIEVSYDRLKQLLAGRKSVVIDVREPWELREYGFIPGSVNVPLGQVSAALQLGPEEFREKYGAELPQQTDNIVFSCLAGIRSKTALETAVSLGYKDVQHYPGGWQGWVENEKNN, from the exons ATGACTCTCAGAAGGTGCTGGAAGTTGTCGCGGGTTGTCCCGCGGCTGCTATGGAACCCCGCCGTCTTTCCTGCAGCGTCCGTCCCTGAACAGCGACACTCTTTGTCCGCCTTCGCTAACACCCCCTCCTGTTATAAGA GGCTTCTGCTCCGCTCATGGAGTTCAGGAGCGCCGAGCATAGAGGTGAGTTACGACCGGCTAAAGCAGCTCCTGGCCGGGCGCAAGTCAGTGGTGATAGACGTCAGGGAGCCGTGGGAGCTCAGGGAGTACGGCTTCATCCCGGGGTCCGTGAACGTCCCAC TGGGACAGGTGAGCGCTGCCCTACAGCTGGGTCCAGAAGAGTTCAGAGAGAAGTATGGTGCTGAGCTgcctcagcagacagacaacATTGTGTTCAGCTGTCTGGCGGGGATCAGGAGTAAGACAGCGCTAGAAACAGCCGTGTCACTGGGATATAAAGA tGTACAGCATTACCCAGGCGGATGGCAAGGATgggtggaaaatgaaaaaaataattga
- the zgc:172323 gene encoding desmin — MSRSPERISSYRRHFDDSDALTYQVRVSSPSPTRRGARQASFGCSCRAGASSIMGESVGRRTVSAVRKTGVFGVGVNAGTLVCIGPNGERPIDLNIAAAENQEFLNTRKSERQEMIVLNDRLAVYIEKVRSLEQQNKLLEAEIEGYRNRFVKPTGLRLLYEEQLKELKKIADQMRVQRDISLAAKDATAAQLEGIRVRYEEEVELKRKAELDIQAIRPDVDKATSSRITLEKKLEQLEVDIEFLKRVQKEEIDELMKQVYASHISVQSEFALPDLAAAMKQIQAQYDDIAAKNLQEMDSWYKNKFEDLTNKTSRHVETTRSVREEISRAKKDMQSKERDLDTLRTRNEALEAQIQEKQEKYRKELENLQARAEALQLELKSTKEKIALHLCEYQDLLNVKMALEIEITTYRKLIEGEDLRLADMMQTMSLANLSMSAIGSGMSFGGGGMGGVGGMGGGVTGGSGSSVGGMGKGAGMGEGMSAGRMGGNMVAGGLVKGKGLAGRADRADIGGGHGFLYGGVGGVETGVGGVAAGEGVHGAGMCDVGSGHGLEAGGGAAGAGSVDATGRVGTAGTGAASVGTGALDVGAPGLCVGAAGLGTGATGAPVLGIGADMGDVEGEFDTRRDGLGTGTGNIGGISIVLSTGVDSSGGGMLCGTGRGVDRYGGTGQASMSGGIRGSGGTTVVGESDEDGIGRGGGGRGNRSVFTMTHGSNGYSPNRENYMEQAVELMERRTVLIRTVQNEDDVLEMDHQEKTYTISGAADVCDED; from the exons ATGAGCCGCAGCCCAGAGAGGATCTCTTCCTATCGCCGCCACTTTGATGACAGCGACGCCTTGACCTACCAGGTCAGGGTGTCCAGTCCATCACCCACCAGGAGAGGCGCCCGTCAGGCCTCCTTCGGATGCTCCTGCAGAGCTGGAGCGAGCAGCATCATGGGGGAGTCGGTAGGACGAAGGACCGTCTCAGCTGTACGCAAGACTGGTGTGTTTGGAGTAGG TGTGAATGCAGGAACCCTGGTATGTATTGGGCCAAATGGAGAACGTCCTATAGATCTGAATATTGCTGCAGCTGAAAACCAAGAATTCCTCAACACCAGAAAGAGTGAAAGACAGGAGATGATTGTCCTCAACGACAGACTAGCTGTATACATAGAAAAA GTTCGATCCTTAGAGCAGCAGAACAAGCTACTGGAAGCAGAAATCGAGGGGTACCGTAACCGATTCGTGAAGCCAACAGGTCTACGCCTCTTATATGAGGAACAGCTGAAGGAACTGAAAAAGATTGCTGATCAGATGAGAGTTCAGCGG GACATCTCCTTGGCAGCAAAGGATGCAACAGCGGCTCAACTGGAGGGCATCAGAGTCAGATATGAGGAGGAAGTAGAGCTGAAGAGGAAGGCCGAGTTAGACATCCAAGCTATCCGTCCA GATGTTGACAAGGCCACCTCCTCACGTATCACCTTGGAGAAGAAGCTGGAGCAGTTAGAAGTTGACATTGAATTCTTAAAGCGGGTCCAAAAAGAG GAAATTGATGAGCTCATGAAACAGGTCTACGCGTCACACATCTCTGTTCAGAGTGAGTTTGCTCTCCCTGACCTCGCTGCCGCTATGAAACAAATCCAGGCTCAGTACGATGACATTGCGGCCAAAAATCTACag gaGATGGATTCATGGTATAAAAACAAGTTTGAAGATCTAACTAATAAGACATCAAGGCATGTAGAAACGACTCGAAGCGTTAGAGAAGAAATATCAAGAGCCAAAAAGGAT atgcAAAGCAAGGAACGTGACCTGGATACCCTGAGGACCAGGAACGAAGCTCTGGAGGCCCAAATacaagaaaaacaggaaaagtacAGAAAGGAATTAGAAAACCTGCAG GCTCGGGCGGAAGCCCTGCAGCTTGAACTGAAATCTACCAAGGAGAAAATTGCACTACACCTGTGTGAATACCAAGACCTCCTGAATGTCAAGATGGCTTTGGAGATTGAGATAACAACATACAG AAAACTTATTGAAGGAGAGGATCTGCGGCTCGCTGACATGATGCAAACCATGTCTCTGGCCAACCTCAGCATGAGCGCCATTGGCAGTGGAATGAGCTTTGGTGGAGGAGGCATGGGTGGTGTTGGTGGGATGGGTGGTGGGGTAACTGGGGGTAGTGGTAGTAGTGTTGGAGGTATGGGGAAGGGTGCAGGGATGGGTGAGGGCATGAGTGCTGGAAGAATGGGTGGAAATATGGTTGCTGGAGGTCTGGTTAAAGGGAAGGGTCTTGCTGGTAGGGCAGATAGGGCAGACATTGGTGGTGGTCATGGTTTCTTATATGGGGGTGTAGGTGGTGTAGAAACTGGTGTAGGTGGTGTGGCTGCTGGAGAAGGAGTGCATGGTGCAGGAATGTGTGATGTTGGATCTGGTCATGGATTGGAAGCTGGTGGTGGAGCAGCTGGTGCAGGCAGTGTGGACGCTACTGGACGTGTAGGTACTGCAGGCACTGGTGCTGCAAGTGTGGGTACTGGTGCTTTAGATGTAGGGGCTCCAGGTTTATGTGTAGGTGCTGCAGGTTTAGGCACTGGTGCTACGGGTGCTCCGGTTTTAGGTATAGGTGCAGATATGGGTGATGTTGAAGGTGAATTTGACACCAGAAGGGATGGTCTTGGAACGGGCACAGGTAACATTGGTGGCATTAGTATAGTGCTCAGTACAGGAGTTGACAGTAGTGGTGGAGGGATGCTTTGTGGAACTGGTCGAGGCGTAGATCGATATGGAGGAACTGGTCAAGCTTCAATGAGTGGTGGAATCAGAGGCAGTGGAGGTACTACAGTTGTAGGTGAAAGTGATGAAGATGGAATTGGTAGGggtggtggaggaagaggaaatcgCAGCGTTTTTACAATGACTCATGGATCCAATGGCTACAGTCCCAACCGAGAAAACTATATGGAGCAGGcggtggagctgatggagaggaggacGGTGCTCATTAG AACCGTCCAAAATGAAGATGATGTGCTGGAGATGGACCATCAGGAAAAAACCTACACCATCTCTGGGGCAGCTGACGTATGTGATGAAGACTAA